Proteins from a genomic interval of Kitasatospora herbaricolor:
- a CDS encoding MarR family winged helix-turn-helix transcriptional regulator, translating into MAGPTGDGVAAQRERLIEGLRIYGGHYAELGRRFAAWLGLHSTDATAVLEIAAAEERGTPLSPARLSERIALSTGATTALLNRLEGAGHITRSREHPDRRIVTLRSGAHIQERADEFFGPLGHRLDAAMAGYPPELLQRFEAFVADLNVTLESHLAEQEPGG; encoded by the coding sequence ATGGCGGGACCGACCGGCGACGGTGTGGCGGCGCAGCGCGAGCGGCTGATCGAAGGACTGAGGATCTACGGCGGTCACTACGCCGAGCTCGGCCGACGCTTCGCCGCCTGGCTGGGCCTGCACTCGACCGACGCGACCGCGGTGCTGGAGATCGCCGCCGCGGAAGAACGCGGGACCCCGCTCTCGCCGGCGCGCCTGAGCGAGCGCATCGCCCTCTCCACGGGCGCCACCACCGCGCTCCTGAACCGCCTTGAAGGCGCCGGGCACATCACCCGCTCCCGCGAGCACCCGGACCGGCGCATCGTCACCCTGCGCAGCGGCGCGCACATCCAGGAACGCGCGGACGAGTTCTTCGGCCCGCTGGGTCACCGCCTGGACGCCGCGATGGCCGGCTACCCGCCGGAACTGCTCCAGCGCTTCGAGGCCTTCGTCGCCGATCTGAACGTGACGCTGGAGAGCCACCTCGCCGAGCAGGAGCCGGGTGGCTGA
- a CDS encoding MFS transporter, giving the protein MRDPSPTTSSRETAGPGESSGPGGTTAPGETAGPYRWRWLILVAMLVAEVMDLLDASIVNVAGPALEESLGAGPVGLQWVIGGYALTLGAGLVLGGRLGDRYGRRRMFLIGLAAFTATSLLCALAPTIETLILLRLLQGAAGAVLLPQGLGLLRENFQGPELTKVFAVFGPVLGLGGIIGPVLGGFLVEGDFLGLGWRSVFLVNVPVGVAALIIAVRFVPKKPGHPGVSVDTLGAGLVAAACALLVLPLNQGQEDGWPLWTWLCLAASAVAFALFALRQRRMSAAGRDPLVSPGLLRKPAFTVGLGGIALFFAGLVGTQLVLTLYLQIGHHFTAGDAGLGNLPLAVGTAVGGALSGAFLADRIGRAVLQIGPLVQLAGAALLWFQLDGRSPASFSVWDIAAGVALSGVGAGLVIAALFGFVLAAVDDDEIGSASGVLSAVQSIGGSIGVAVFGSVFFARAKSADFTGAFHHALAVQGCLLVAFLAVTLLLPRRARPEDEQHGTGGASPADREQAAV; this is encoded by the coding sequence GTGCGAGACCCGTCCCCCACCACCAGCTCCCGTGAGACCGCCGGCCCCGGCGAGAGCTCCGGCCCCGGCGGAACGACCGCCCCCGGCGAGACCGCGGGCCCCTACCGGTGGCGCTGGCTGATCCTGGTGGCGATGCTCGTCGCGGAGGTCATGGACCTCCTGGACGCCTCGATCGTGAACGTCGCCGGCCCCGCCCTGGAGGAGTCGCTCGGCGCCGGCCCCGTCGGCCTGCAGTGGGTGATCGGCGGATACGCGCTCACCCTGGGGGCCGGGCTCGTCCTCGGCGGCCGGCTCGGCGACCGCTACGGGCGCCGACGCATGTTCCTGATCGGCCTGGCCGCCTTCACCGCCACCTCCCTGCTGTGCGCGCTGGCCCCGACCATCGAGACCCTGATCCTGCTGCGGCTCCTGCAGGGCGCCGCAGGGGCGGTCCTGCTGCCGCAGGGCCTGGGCCTGCTGCGGGAGAACTTCCAGGGACCGGAACTCACCAAGGTCTTCGCGGTCTTCGGCCCGGTCCTCGGCCTCGGCGGCATCATCGGCCCGGTCCTGGGCGGATTCCTCGTCGAGGGCGACTTCCTCGGCCTGGGCTGGCGGTCGGTGTTCCTGGTCAACGTGCCCGTGGGGGTCGCGGCCCTGATCATCGCCGTCAGGTTCGTGCCGAAGAAGCCCGGCCACCCCGGCGTGAGCGTCGACACCCTCGGCGCCGGGCTGGTCGCGGCCGCGTGCGCGCTCCTCGTCCTGCCGCTGAACCAGGGGCAGGAGGACGGCTGGCCCCTGTGGACCTGGCTGTGCCTGGCCGCCTCGGCCGTCGCTTTCGCCCTGTTCGCCCTCCGGCAGCGCCGGATGTCCGCAGCCGGTCGCGACCCGCTGGTGAGCCCGGGCCTGCTGCGCAAGCCCGCCTTCACGGTCGGGCTGGGCGGCATCGCCCTGTTCTTCGCCGGGCTCGTCGGCACCCAGCTGGTGCTCACCCTCTATCTCCAGATCGGCCATCACTTCACCGCCGGCGACGCGGGGCTGGGCAACCTGCCGCTCGCGGTGGGCACGGCCGTCGGCGGCGCCCTGAGCGGTGCCTTCCTCGCGGACCGGATCGGCCGGGCCGTCCTGCAGATCGGTCCGCTGGTCCAGCTCGCCGGCGCCGCCCTGCTCTGGTTCCAGCTCGACGGCCGCTCCCCGGCCTCGTTCTCGGTCTGGGACATCGCCGCGGGTGTGGCCCTCTCCGGAGTCGGAGCGGGCCTGGTGATCGCCGCCCTGTTCGGCTTCGTCCTCGCCGCGGTGGACGACGACGAGATCGGCTCGGCCTCCGGGGTGCTGTCCGCGGTGCAGTCCATCGGCGGTTCGATCGGCGTCGCGGTCTTCGGCTCGGTCTTCTTCGCCCGGGCCAAGAGCGCCGACTTCACCGGTGCCTTCCACCACGCCCTCGCCGTCCAGGGGTGCCTGCTGGTCGCGTTCCTCGCCGTCACCCTCCTGCTGCCCCGCCGGGCACGCCCCGAGGACGAGCAGCACGGTACCGGCGGCGCGAGCCCCGCCGACCGGGAGCAGGCCGCCGTGTGA
- a CDS encoding sensor histidine kinase, which translates to MNHPDTASAAVPAPETGLRHILFPYADEEGFLTGTVSFVEHALGAGETVVVAVSGPREQLLREALADAGSADGVAFLDTGEISSNPGRLIPVWQSWMEKVARSGRPVRAISENRWSGRTRAESAELRYHEWLLNRAFAESPVWWLLCPFDTGAVSDGTLEALQGCHPLLLGQDGPVPVAGYAEVPYAFEALGDPCDPDEELVFSAGALAAVRERVTLCAARHGLPGDRLRDLLVAVTEVAANSIKYAGGGTLRTWAEDGRVICEVRDGGFIADPMAGRIRPTLDQVGGRGLWLVQQMCDLVQIRTSAENGTVIRLTMAVEGG; encoded by the coding sequence GTGAACCACCCCGACACAGCTTCCGCTGCCGTTCCCGCGCCGGAGACGGGGCTGCGGCACATCCTCTTCCCCTACGCCGACGAGGAAGGTTTCCTGACCGGCACCGTCTCGTTCGTCGAGCACGCCCTGGGCGCGGGCGAGACGGTCGTGGTCGCGGTCTCGGGCCCGCGCGAGCAACTGCTGCGCGAAGCGCTCGCGGACGCCGGCAGCGCGGACGGGGTTGCCTTCCTGGACACCGGCGAGATCAGCAGCAACCCGGGGCGGCTGATCCCCGTCTGGCAGTCCTGGATGGAGAAGGTGGCCCGGTCGGGGCGACCGGTCCGCGCCATCAGCGAGAACCGGTGGTCCGGCCGTACCAGGGCCGAGAGCGCCGAGCTGCGGTACCACGAATGGCTGCTGAACCGGGCGTTCGCCGAGTCCCCGGTGTGGTGGCTGCTCTGCCCGTTCGACACCGGCGCCGTCTCCGACGGGACCCTGGAGGCGCTGCAAGGCTGTCATCCGCTGCTGCTCGGCCAGGACGGGCCGGTTCCGGTCGCCGGGTACGCCGAGGTGCCGTACGCGTTCGAGGCCCTCGGGGACCCCTGCGACCCGGACGAGGAGCTGGTCTTCTCGGCCGGCGCCCTCGCCGCGGTCCGTGAGCGGGTCACCCTCTGCGCCGCCCGGCACGGTCTGCCCGGCGACCGGCTGCGGGACCTGCTCGTCGCCGTCACCGAGGTCGCCGCCAACAGCATCAAGTACGCGGGCGGCGGGACGCTGCGCACCTGGGCCGAGGACGGCCGGGTCATCTGCGAGGTCCGCGACGGCGGGTTCATCGCGGACCCGATGGCCGGCCGGATCAGGCCGACGCTCGACCAGGTCGGCGGCCGCGGCCTCTGGCTCGTCCAGCAGATGTGCGACCTGGTCCAGATCCGGACCAGCGCGGAGAACGGCACCGTCATCCGTCTCACCATGGCCGTCGAAGGCGGCTGA
- a CDS encoding MEDS domain-containing protein, whose translation MRTARGVATLDPVDVGDHICWMAGPGEDTAGPARAFVADGELFGDMVLVLGGTGGAPRGPVSWDALFREVRQGTERAAREGFRALRVLADLSGLAGADTRPDVLARYELRLDALAADSGAILVCRYTRAVLTPEAVDQVAGVHPQHLGRGPVGPAFRLFHASRDRWSVSGVVDTEGAETFRTALGELLRSAPVLHLECGDLEFMDSAGLTALAGVARGLPDRRIELHHANATLSRSWSLLGFERPEIPVELKQ comes from the coding sequence GTGAGGACAGCACGCGGTGTGGCGACGCTCGATCCGGTCGACGTCGGGGACCACATCTGCTGGATGGCCGGTCCGGGTGAGGACACGGCCGGGCCGGCGCGTGCCTTCGTTGCGGACGGCGAGCTGTTCGGCGACATGGTGCTGGTCCTCGGGGGTACCGGCGGGGCGCCGCGCGGCCCCGTGTCCTGGGACGCGCTGTTCAGAGAGGTCAGGCAGGGAACGGAGCGTGCCGCCCGGGAGGGGTTCCGTGCCCTGCGGGTGCTGGCGGACCTGAGCGGTCTCGCCGGCGCCGACACCCGCCCCGACGTCCTCGCCCGGTACGAACTGAGGCTGGACGCCCTGGCCGCCGACAGCGGCGCGATCCTCGTCTGCCGCTACACCCGGGCGGTGCTGACCCCGGAAGCCGTCGACCAGGTCGCCGGAGTACATCCGCAGCATCTGGGCAGAGGACCGGTCGGCCCGGCATTCCGGCTGTTCCATGCGTCCCGGGACAGGTGGAGTGTCAGCGGTGTCGTGGACACGGAGGGTGCCGAGACCTTCCGCACGGCGCTCGGCGAGCTGCTGAGGTCGGCACCGGTGTTGCACCTGGAATGCGGGGATCTGGAATTCATGGACAGTGCCGGGTTGACGGCCCTGGCGGGGGTGGCCCGCGGGTTGCCGGACCGCCGTATCGAACTCCACCATGCCAACGCGACCCTGAGTCGCAGTTGGTCGCTGCTCGGGTTCGAGCGCCCTGAGATCCCCGTGGAGTTGAAGCAGTGA
- a CDS encoding helix-turn-helix domain-containing protein: MMLSQSSADVSREERFDWFADLVGRAISPTEIIHDRPGDFAADASVLDLGPVQLSTFSYTPLRSRRTPGLIRWGDPEQYHLAVVTGSPMWISQQGSESGLVTGGMVLWDTSRPYESGARDDGAPVRSTILQIPKADISHTLSNRIDRLLARPMPVDSGIGAVLAQYLSSLAAHGDELAADAHGRLGRIATDLFTSLMAQHLDTAARLPPELLADTLRARITHFIDENLGDPDLTPGAVAARHNISLRRLHQLFEGRSESVAATIRHRRLGRCHADLADPRLRHLPVYALAARWGFASAAAFNRSFRHAYGITPTQLRRQSGA, encoded by the coding sequence ATGATGCTTTCGCAGTCCTCGGCCGACGTGTCGCGAGAAGAACGGTTCGACTGGTTCGCGGACCTCGTCGGGCGCGCCATCTCGCCCACCGAGATCATCCACGACCGGCCGGGGGACTTCGCGGCGGATGCCTCCGTCCTCGACCTCGGGCCGGTGCAACTGTCGACCTTCTCGTACACGCCGCTGCGGTCGCGCCGCACCCCCGGTCTCATACGGTGGGGAGATCCGGAGCAGTACCACCTGGCCGTCGTGACCGGGAGCCCGATGTGGATCAGCCAGCAAGGCTCGGAATCGGGACTCGTCACCGGCGGCATGGTGCTGTGGGACACCTCCCGCCCCTACGAATCCGGAGCCAGGGATGACGGCGCCCCGGTGCGATCGACCATCCTGCAGATCCCCAAGGCGGACATCAGTCACACCCTGTCCAACAGGATCGACCGGTTGCTGGCCCGCCCGATGCCCGTGGATTCCGGCATCGGAGCGGTCCTCGCCCAGTACCTTTCGTCACTGGCCGCGCACGGTGACGAACTGGCGGCGGACGCCCACGGTCGCCTGGGGAGAATCGCCACGGACCTCTTCACCTCGCTCATGGCACAACACCTCGACACCGCAGCCCGTCTCCCGCCCGAGTTGCTGGCCGACACCCTGCGAGCGCGAATCACCCACTTCATCGACGAGAACCTCGGTGATCCGGATCTGACCCCGGGGGCCGTCGCCGCCCGGCACAACATCTCGCTGCGCCGCCTGCACCAGCTCTTCGAAGGCCGGAGCGAGAGCGTCGCCGCCACCATCCGTCATCGGCGGCTCGGCAGGTGCCACGCGGATCTGGCCGACCCCCGGCTCCGCCACCTGCCGGTGTACGCCCTCGCCGCCCGGTGGGGGTTCGCCAGCGCCGCCGCCTTCAACCGCAGCTTCCGCCACGCCTACGGCATCACCCCCACCCAGCTGCGCCGGCAGTCCGGAGCGTAG